The Populus nigra chromosome 4, ddPopNigr1.1, whole genome shotgun sequence genome contains the following window.
GTTTTGTGGTGGTGGTAGTGGTTTGGGCAGTTGAAcccttttttatcaatttatggTGAGAATGAGATGTTGAAAAGGAGAATAATATAGGTAATAGATACTGCCGTTGCGAGGCACAAACATTGACCCTGATAATGAATGTAATTTCCAGAACCCAGGACCTTAGAATCATTCCCCGCGAACGATTctaggaaaagagaaaaaacggCACCGGTATTTGCCGGGTCAACGACAATAAATAAGTGAAAGTTCAACTGTCGGAAGTCTGCAATGTATCAAGCCACCATAAATTTCTACTACTGTCGACTCAAGCCGTTGTACGAAAAGATTCAATGACATTATGGAGTTAAGAGGATCATAATTGAATATGATTAGGGCAACTGCTCTCAAATTAGATTGCTGCTTATGATGTAATAAAATGAACCGAACAAAGTCAGGATTCCATAAAAACGCAAAGAGTTTCACTCTATATGGTTGCAGAATACAGAGTTATCAAAAGAATGACGCAAACAGAAGACACATTTATCACGGATCAACAGGAAGATGTCATATTTCTTCACGTATGTGCAAAAAATGTCACAGCGGTTTTGATCCATATCAGCACTCAAAAAGAGTCACGATTTCTATTCTGCCAATAAAAACCCTCTCCTCTCCATGACATCAAGAACAAGTtcaatatcatcaagaacaagtTAGGATTCACCAATGAAGTCAACTCTTCCATACACTTGAATCCAATTCTCCTTCCTTCATTTGAGCATACTTGTACAGTTTCTCATTGAAAATCACCTGTAAATCCTTGTCAATCAAACCCCCATTCTCATCATAAGCATCTTTCAAAAACACAACCCAATTCATCTCTGTCCCCGCAAGATAAAATGTCCGGGGCTGCTTCTTAAGCATATCATACGTATGTTTAGTCAAGCACAACTCCTCCTTGAACTCCACAATATGATGTATCGACGCCCTCTTCTCCAAAGTCAAGCTCAAAAACTCATGCAAAATCCCTACCCTATACTTCTCCGCCTCTAAGCTCCATAACTCCAATCTCTCTCCTTCACTATACGGCGAAACCAATGGCAAtgtattcaataaattcaacctcCTCGTATCCTCCACCTCCAAATCCAAATCCTTCCCATGCTTTACCGGAAACTTGAACGCCCTTTTCGCCTTCTCCTCGTTAACCATAAACTCCTTTTCCAATTTACTCACCGCCAAACTCGGATCCCAATTCACTAATTCTAAAATCCTCTTCCCATCACTCTCAACAACAATTCTAAAGTAATCAGGATATTTAGCGACTCTATCTCTAAAATCATCAGGAATTCCAAGCAATAAGCGACAATGATGAATTTTACTCAAAGGAATCCTTTTATTCTTCGACATCATCAACAGCTTACGCACCTTATTAACGCGATCACTCTCCATTGAATCCAtaatttccttctcttcttccagCAATTCCTCCATAAAATCTGTAAAGCCGACCCACAATTTGTTATCGGTGTGGCGATAAGTTTGGAAAATGAGAGGGTGGCGTTGGAGGAAGCGGTGGATTTTGCGGCCGCGAGGGAAACCAAGTTCTTGGTGGAGCTTTCCAGCGTCGTCAAGGCGGAGAATGCGTTCTGGTTGTTGAGAGAGGAATTGTTTGGATTTAGTGAGGAAGCGAAAGTAAGAGTCGCGTTCGAGGAGAGATTCAAATTGAGGAATCCGGGTGGAGGGGTGCTGGACGTGCCTGGTGCGTGGGGATTCTGGTTTTTCGcgttttttcttgtgtttttttggcGTTTTGGTGACAAGAAAGGATGTGGAGAAATGGGAGGAGAAGAGAGATAGAAGGGGGTTAGGGGTAGGGTTTTGGAGGAGAGGAGAGGTTAGGGTTTTGGAGGAGGTGGATTTGGAGAGGAAGAGGCGCCAAGCCATGGAAAATGATTTTTGGAGGTGGATCGGCAAAAGAGCTAGTTTAGATCATATGGCTGTGATTGATTTTCGATTAGGTGATTTTGGCCGCTCGATGGAAGTTAAAAACTTAATGGAGATCCTAAAAACTCCGACCTGCCGGATTCGAACCAGCGACCTAAGGATGGCTACTAGGATATTCACCCACTACAGTCCTCCGCTCTACCAACTGAGCTAAGGTCGGTTGTCGAATACTATGGGAATGTGTCTAAATATTGTATTAATTAAGCGTAAgctctttcttgtttttaccTCGATGCCAAAAACATACgatcttttctcttattttcgTAATGTAACAAAACCGATCATGTTatagattttatcattaaatttgaattggataatttagattaaatgagagaaataaaataataattaaggtgtcattatttttaataaacactTAAATCatgttcatttattttaaatttgatgatttaaattcaaaaaacatgaatggacatgataagaaaaaaacatgaaaggatttcaaagctatttttctttattttagacTAAATTTCTTGTACAATATCTTCCTGGTGGAAAATGGTTTTGcaacttaaaaaagaagaaaaaatctttgTTCAATACtataatctctttatttttatagagtatatttgataatgtaataataatttttaattaaaaatatattaaaatgattttttttttaatttttaaatttttttttaatatcaatacattaaaattatctgaaaatatataaaaataaaaattttaaataaaaataattaattttttaaaaaaaaaaacacagttaaACCTTGCAGGAAATGATGACTAATATCCTAACACAAAAGGATAGAACTGTttagaaaaatacaatttgTTTCGGGTCCAGGTAATGAAAAAAAGACTAACGAGGGGGGGAAACGAGCTGCGGATCGAGCTTGAAGCGTATTTAGCAATGGAGTTTCCAAAGTGTTGCAACACCACAAAAAGAGCATCAACGAAAGTAACAAGAAAAAgctgaagaaaataaatattgctTCACATGAATGAATGAACTGACAAGCATTTTTGTACACTACACATCAAGTAAAGAAGGACCTTGCTTATTCTGTAATCATCTTCACAATCAAATCATGTGGTTGTATAGTGTTATGATTCGACATCACATGAAAAATggacaataaatttaaattaaatcctATTCTATACTTCTCATTTGCCCAGCACCTCAACTTGAGTAATTACAGGGGTCCTACGGAAGCCTTGCTGCCTCGTAGGAGTTGTGGTTGGTTCCACCACCATCATCCATTTGTTTCCTCTCCTCTGCTTTCTTCTTTCTGTTCAAAATTCTTTACCCTCCTTTATATGTGAAGCTTCATGATAATTAACTAACATGACAAAATGAATATGAATAGTATGATCTAACTTTCTCGAGTTTCCTTCGGAAAAACTCATGATGAGACTCCTTGTCTCTTAAAGAAAGGTTTCTGGCAGATAAGTAGTCTATCGTCACTGTTACTTTCGATTTCTATAACTCGTGCATCCCACTTCAGCCGTGTGATTAGCATTCTTGCTGATTCAACAAGTGGAGCTGTGTCACGGATTATTACCCAACCCTGCACCAATCACCAACATCAGTCCATCTAAATTCTTCTGATAAACTAACAACACCATAAAATCTAACTGTGCAAAGACATTAGAAAATGAAGTTATAATGATGGAACATAATGTGTGCATCGTTGCTCCTGATCTCGACACAAATAACAATGTATACCATTTATTTGTCCCGTCTTGGATATTAAAAGCATTCTCCACCTTAGCCACAACAACTAAACAAGCTACAAAACTCAGAGAGAGGAAAGTTTGAATTAGGTACCTCTGGACGAAGTAACCGATCTATCTCGGTGAATAGATCCAGCATGGTGCACCTGCGCTGCTGATGGGTTTGTATGGTTAAGAGCCCTTTTGCATGCACTAAATCATAACTTCTAGGGTAAGTCGGGAATGGCTCACACCTTCCATGGAAATAACCCATCAAATCAGTGGAAGAAACAAGTAATAATAA
Protein-coding sequences here:
- the LOC133692377 gene encoding protein WHAT'S THIS FACTOR 1 homolog, chloroplastic, whose amino-acid sequence is MAWRLFLSKSTSSKTLTSPLLQNPTPNPLLSLFSSHFSTSFLVTKTPKKHKKKREKPESPRTRHVQHPSTRIPQFESLLERDSYFRFLTKSKQFLSQQPERILRLDDAGKLHQELGFPRGRKIHRFLQRHPLIFQTYRHTDNKLWVGFTDFMEELLEEEKEIMDSMESDRVNKVRKLLMMSKNKRIPLSKIHHCRLLLGIPDDFRDRVAKYPDYFRIVVESDGKRILELVNWDPSLAVSKLEKEFMVNEEKAKRAFKFPVKHGKDLDLEVEDTRRLNLLNTLPLVSPYSEGERLELWSLEAEKYRVGILHEFLSLTLEKRASIHHIVEFKEELCLTKHTYDMLKKQPRTFYLAGTEMNWVVFLKDAYDENGGLIDKDLQVIFNEKLYKYAQMKEGELDSSVWKS